Below is a genomic region from Flavobacterium ginsengisoli.
TTATTATAGAGAATATGGATAGCAAAATAATAATGAAAATATTAATAGTTGGATTAACAACAGTTTTGACGTTGATCGATTTTACTGAAAAGGATTTTTTAAAAGACATTTTGCCAAATAGCAGTAATAATGCTGGGCAAATGCTGAGATAATAAAGAGAAAACAAAAGATATTGAATAGTTGATGCACTCGGACTTCCAGACCGAAGATTTTTTTAATATGTCTTTCGGATATTTTAGGATTTAAATTTACATCAATACAAGCCAGTTAAAGATTTTTTTGAAAGCCATTTGACATATTGGGGGGAAAGAAATTTTCGAACACAACCGAGTCATCAACTATAATTTATAAAAGATTGCATAATAATTAATTCATGGTTTGATTTGTTTGTATGGGGGGAAGCCTAACGTCTGATTAACGTTAGGCTTCATTTTTTATTTAACTTTTGATTGGCAAAAATTAAAGCCTTAAAATAGTTTTTGTAAAATGGATTTTAGCTAATTTTATAAAAAATTATACGATGAAAAAAATACTATTTATACTATTTGGAGCTACAGTTTTGTCTGCGACAGGATTAAATGCTCAAACCAGTACAAACAAATTATCTAAAAAAGATAAAACCATGGCAAAAGAAACAATTTATCAATTTAAGGTTGAAGATTTATCAGGAGACACTTTTGACTTTGCTTCTTTAAAAGGCAAAAAAATCTTGATTGTCAACACTGCTTCAAAATGCGGTTTAACACCTCAGTACAAAGATTTAGAAGCAGTTTATAAAGAATATAAAGATAAAGGTTTTGTAATTGTTGGTTTTCCAGCAAACAACTTTGCATCTCAAGAACCAGGAACAAATAAAGAAATCGAAACGTTCTGCCAACAGAATTACGGAGTTTCTTTTCCGATGATGAGTAAGGTTTCAGTAAAAGGAAGTGATATGTGCGAAGTATATAAGTTCTTGACCGAAAAATCTAGAAATGGCTTGCAAGATTCTGAAGTAGAGTGGAATTTTCAAAAATACTTAATCAATGAAAAAGGTGAATTGGTTAAAGTAATTAAACCAAAAACTTTAGTTACAGAACCTGAAGTAATTAATTGGATTAAAAGCTAAAAAACATTAAAAAAGCCCAAATTTGCATCTTCAAATTTGGGCTTTTTTTTGTTCTAAAGTTTCAAAGGTACAGGGTTATAAATACTTTGCGTCCTTTGCGTAATTCATCGCGTCCTTTGCTGTTAAACTAAAATAAGTTGCATAAAAACCAAATCGAGCCAGTGATCAAATTTGTATCCAACTTCACGAATTGTGCCTGTAGCAACAAATCCGAATTTTTCATGAAAAGCAATACTTCCTGCATTATCGGCATCAATTGCACCAATCATAACATGATAACCTTGCTCTTTTGCCAAACGAATTAATTCTGTCAAAAGTTTAGAGCCAATTCCTTTTCCTATAATGTTATCAACAACATATACAGAATGCTCAATAGTATATTGATAGCCAATTTTTTCTCTAAACTGTCCGTAACTTCCAAAACCAACCACTTCGCCATCTAAATCGGCTACTATTACAGGAAGATTCTTAGCTGTTTTATCTTCAAACCATTTGGTCTGAACTTCTAAAGTTTGAATTTCATAACTGTAATTAGCAGTTGTATGCAAAATAGAATGATTTACAATTTCTAAAATCTTTTGCAAATCGTTTGGTGTTGCAGGTCTTAATATAATGCTCATTGGTAATTGTTGTCGTTTATTTGGTGTTGAGTTCAGCTAATAGGACGTCTACTTCCTTTGAATTCCAGTCCATTTCTTTGGCTATTGCTTTGGCATTTTTGGCATATTCTAAAGCTTTTTTCTTATTTTTTAATTTATTATAAAGTTTGGCCTCAAGTAAATTTCCGTCGTAAGAGTCATTTAATTCTAGAGAACGATCTACCCAAGAGATAGCTTTTTTTAAACTTTCTGCGTCTTTAATATGCTTAAAATAAGTGTTTCCGATGTCTTTTAAGAAACTAGCATCATTCCAAACCAATTTCTGAGTATCTTCAAGAGTTACTTTTTTATAAAAATCCCATTTCTCGGTTCTTTCTGCCAATGTCAAATCATATTTAAAAACTAAAGAATCTGTCTTTTGCAATCGAATTGATTTTGCAACTTCTCTTTGTTTATAGTAGTTTACAGTATCTAAATTGTCAACCAAAGGTCGAAGTAATTCATTTACAATACTTTCAATTTTACGATCAACACGACTTTGAGAAGCTACCGCGGCAAAATCTTTCTGATGATTTAAAACATATTGAAATTCTCGAGATTTAATATCAGTAACACCATTTGCAATAACACGCCAGTTTAACTCACTAACTAATTGTTTGTCAGATTGTGTGTTCAAATAAATATGCGTTGGTATTGACAACTCCGTTCTATCTTTTCCTTTTCTCAAAGTATTTAAATAATAAAAGAACTTATCTGAATTGCTAGGATCGGCAAGAAATTGTTTTTCTAAATGAGGCAATTGCATCTTGGGATTTAAAGCATTATTAAGCTCGTTAAGAAATTCTGGTTTCTTTAATTCGCCCTTTAAAGCATAAATTAAAGTTTCGTTACTATCGATAAATAAAAAAGTAGGAAGCGATTTGGTGTTGAATTTCTCTTTTAAAGCAATCCCTTCTTCTTTTTCAATGTTTTTGTAAGTGCAGACAAAATTCTTATTCAAAAAATCTATTACAGCAGGATCACTCAAAACTTCTGTTTTCATTAAATTGCAATGTGGGCACCAATCGGCATAAAGCATTACAAAAAGAGGTTTTCCTTCTTTTTTAGCACTTTCTAAGGCCGTTTTATATGGAACATCAACAGGAACAAATTGATTCTGAGAAGTAATGGTTTGAAAAGTAATAGATAAAAATAGTATAAATAAGAAACGCATATTATGTCTGGCTTTTATTAATTATTCGATTTTACAAATATATTCCCTTTTTTGAGAAACAGCCTTAATATATTCCTAATTATAATATAAATCAAGTGCGAAGTTTGTAACTTTGTAAGCAAGATGAAGAAAAATTATATCAGGATTTTTCTTTAAAAAATAGTAATACACGACCGGAATGATTTACCCCAAAATAGCGCTAGCACAAAGCATTATCGAAATTTTATCTGCCAAAGGCATTGTTAATATTATAATTTCTCCAGGATCTAGAAACGCACCGTTAACTATTGGTTTTGCTCAAAATCCAAATTTTACCTGTTACAGTATTGCAGACGAGCGATGTCTCGCTTTTTTTGCATTAGGAATTGCCCAGCAAACCAAACAGCCAACAGCAGTTGTCTGTACTTCAGGATCAGCTTTATTAAATTATTATCCGGCTATTGCAGAAGCATTTTACAGCCAGATTCCCTTGATTGTTATTTCTGCTGATCGTCCGCAGAGCAAAATTGATATCGGAGACGGACAAACCATTCGTCAGGAAAATGTTTTTGCCAATCATTCTGTTTTTAATGCCAATTTAACAGAAGAAGCTTCAGAAGAGAATGATTTAAAGATCAATCTAGCCATTGAAACAGCTATTCTTAAAAAAGGTCCAGTTCATATCAATGCGCCTTTTGAAGAGCCTTTATATGAAACTACAGAAGAGCTTTCTGTAAAGCCAAAAATCACAAATCTTGAGTTTGTAAATTTTTCAAAAATTATAGAAAACAGCAACGAGTTTGTTTCGGTTTGGAATAATACAAAGCGAAAATTAGTTTTAGTTGGAGTAAACGAAGCCAATAGTATTGATCAAGAAATTATCGAAAATCTAGCCTCAGATCCTTCAGTTGTTGTACTTACAGAAACTACTTCAAATCTTCATCATGAGAGTTTTATTAATTCAATAGATACTTTAATTACACCTTTTGATGATTTTGATTTTAAACAATTTAATCCAGAAGTTTTAGTGACTTTTGGTGGAATGGTTGTCTCAAAAAGAATTAAAGGTTTTTTAAGAAAATACAAACCAAAACATCATTGGCATATTGATACTTTACGTGCTTACGATACGTTTGGCGCTTTGACAAAACATTTTGAAATGCAGCCAAATGATTTCTTTAAAGATCTATTTTCAAAAACAGTATTTGTAAAGAGCAATTATTTCAAAAACATTGATACCGTTTATAAAGCAAGATTAGAGAAAAGAAAGGAATACTTAAGTAAAATTGAGTTTTCAGATTTTAAAGCTTTCGAAAAAGTTATACAATCGTTGCCTAAAAACAGTTTGTCGCAAATTAGCAATAGTTCTGCCATTCGTTATGCGCAATTAATTGATATTGATGATTCTATTGAAGTTTTCTGTAACAGAGGAACGAGTGGAATTGACGGAAGTACATCTACAGCAGTGGGTGCTGCGCTTGGAAACGAAAAACAAACTGTTTTTGTTACTGGAGATATTGGCTTTTTGTATGATAGCAATGCGCTATGGAATTCTTACATCCCGAAAAACTTCAAAATTATTTTAATTAATAATGCAGGAGGTGGAATTTTTAGGATTTTACCTGGACATCAGGAAAAACCTGTTTTCAATACTTATTTTGAGACGTCACATAGCTTGACTGCCGAACATCTAGCAAAAATGTACGGATTGAATTACTTTGTGACTCAAGATGTCCAGTCATTAGAAAATGGAATAGAATCTTTGTATAATTCTAATGATGTTCCATGCATTTTGGAAATATTTACTCCAACATTTGAAAATGATAAAATCTTAAAAGAGTATTTTAAATTTTTATACTAAATTGAAGTTAGATATTTGTTAATATGCTTATTAATCATTTTTTGGCTGTAACGTTGGTGCTATTCACTAAATATTTACTGACCCAGCACTTTAAAAAAGAAAGCGTGTTTAAATAATTAAATTTCGCACATCGCAAAATCCCTTTATAACCCAATTCTATAAAGGGATTTTTTAATTTTTGCCTACAGTATAAGTTTTGTTAAATTAATTTCATAGTACCGCTTCAAACTTCGTACCTTTGCGGCTCAGAAACTTAGCAGTTGTACTGCTTAGAAATACATTAAAATGCTAGAAATAGGAAAATACAATACCCTAACTATATTACGTGATACCAAAGTAGGTTTGTTTTTAGGTGATCCTGAAAATGATCCTGATGGAACTCACGATGTTTTACTTCCAAATAAATATGTTCCAAAAGTATTTGAAATTGGTGAAGAATTAATCGTTTTTGTTTACTTAGATCACGAACAGCGACCAGTTGCAACAACTTTAGTTCCGTATATCTTATTAAATGAATTTGCTCTTTTGAGAGTAAATTACATCAATAATGTTGGTGCTTTTATGGATTGGGGAATGGAAAAAGATATTTTGGTTCCGTTTAAAGAACAGGCGCGTCCGATGGAAAAAGGAAAACGTTATTTGGTTTATCTATATATGGACAAACAAACTAATCGTTTGGTAGCTTCCAGCAAAACCAATCAGTTTTTGAACAATGATCAGTTAACAGTAGAAAAAGGAGAAGAAGTCGACTTGATCGTTTCGCATATTACCGATATGGGGATCAATGTCATCATTAACGAGCGCCACAAAGGACTTTTATACAAAGACGAAGTTTATGATGATTCGATAAGAACCGGAAATAGAATGCGTGGCTATATTAAAAACATTCGTCCTGATAACAAAATAGATGTTGCGCTTCAGCCTCAAGGTGTTGAGAGTATAGAACCAAATGCCGAAAAAATATTAAGCGAGCTAAGAGCAAGTAGAGGCTTTCTTAGATTAAACGATAATTCTCATCCAGAAGATATTAAAACTGTTTTGAAAATGAGTAAAAAATCATTCAAAAAAGCAATCGGATCTTTATACAAGGAAAAACTGATTGAAATTAAAGAAGATGGAATATATCTTGTAAAAGAATAAAAATTGAGAAATTCTAATATGGAAATTCCAATTGATAATTGAAATCTATAATTTGACTTTAGCCTTTTGGAATTTGGAGTTTAAAATATTGAAATTTATTTTGCGCTAGCAAAATTATTATAACACAAAAGGTCAGCTCATTACAAGCAGCCTTTCGCTTTTTATTCAGTTTTAAAAAAAATTGTAATTAAAAAAAAACAGAAATAAAATAATTCGAATCCATCTCAGAACAATAGCTTTACGAATTTTAGAAATCGTCCCATTGACGGTATGTCTTTTAAATAATCAATGCACCTATCTTAAAAGCAAAAAAAGAGAATTTCACGGCTCATCCATTGGTTTTATAATATAACTTTTAGAAAGTTGTGAATTAGTACTTTTTTCCTCTTTTCGTTATCATTTCTATACTAATTAATAGACAATTCTAACATTTAACCTTAGGTGTTACTTTTTTCTTTTTGAAGTTTCGACAAACACATAAATCATTTGCTCTTTTAATTGAGGTTTGTTACTTAAAACCCTAAAAAAATGAGCGACAAATTTTTTAAATTTTCTCAAAAAAATCATTTTTTAGGTTAATAAATCAGTGAAAGAAAATCAATCTAAAATCTTTGAAATAGTTTGTATCTCATTGATTTCTAGGGTGTAAAATTAATTATTATTTTTCTAAACTAATGTTAAAAAATGTTATTTTTTGTAGGTAAATACCAATTGTTAACATTAGAAGTCAATTTAGTAAAGACTTAAGACTGATTGAGTAGGTAAAGTAGTAAAAATGATTTATTTTTACCGTATAATTATTTTAAACAAAAAATCAAAATGGATTGGATTACAGCCAGAGAATTTGAAGATATAACTTATAAAAAATGCAATGGAGTAGCGAGAATAGCCTTTAACAGACCAAATGTTAGAAATGCATTCCGTCCAAAAACTACTTCAGAATTATACCAAGCTTTTTACGATGCACAAGAAGATACTTCAATTGGAGTTGTTTTACTTTCTGCTGAGGGACCTTCAACAAAAGATGGAGTTTACTCTTTCTGTAGTGGTGGAGATCAGAATGCACGCGGACATCAAGGATATGTTGGAGACGACGGACAGCACCGTTTGAATATTCTGGAAGTACAGCGTTTAATTCGTTTTATGCCTAAAGTTGTTATTGCAGTAGTTCCAGGATGGACTGTAGGTGGCGGACATAGTTTGCACGTAGTTTGCGATATGACACTTGCAAGTAAAGAACATGCTATTTTTAAACAAACAGATGCTGATGTAACTAGTTTTGATGGCGGTTACGGATCGGCATATTTAGCTAAAATGGTTGGTCAGAAAAAAGCACGTGAAATTTTCTTTTTAGGTAGAAATTATTCTGCTCAAGAAGCTTTTGAAATGGGAATGGTAAATGCTGTAATTCCGCATGATGAGTTAGAAGCTACTGCTTATGAGTGGGCACAAGAAATTCTTCAAAAATCGCCAACATCTATAAAAATGCTGAAATTTGCAATGAACTTAACAGACGACGGAATGGTTGGACAGCAAGTTTTTGCAGGAGAAGCCACTCGTTTAGCTTACATGACCGAAGAAGCTAAAGAAGGTAGAAATGCTTTCTTAGAGAAAAGAAAACCAAACTTCGGCGAAAATAAGTGGTTACCATAAATAAGTTATAAAATAGTTTCAAGTATCAGGTTTCAAGTTAAGAACCTGAAACTTGAAACCTGAAACTAAAAAAACAAAACAAATAATGAA
It encodes:
- a CDS encoding CvfB family protein — translated: MLEIGKYNTLTILRDTKVGLFLGDPENDPDGTHDVLLPNKYVPKVFEIGEELIVFVYLDHEQRPVATTLVPYILLNEFALLRVNYINNVGAFMDWGMEKDILVPFKEQARPMEKGKRYLVYLYMDKQTNRLVASSKTNQFLNNDQLTVEKGEEVDLIVSHITDMGINVIINERHKGLLYKDEVYDDSIRTGNRMRGYIKNIRPDNKIDVALQPQGVESIEPNAEKILSELRASRGFLRLNDNSHPEDIKTVLKMSKKSFKKAIGSLYKEKLIEIKEDGIYLVKE
- a CDS encoding GNAT family N-acetyltransferase; amino-acid sequence: MSIILRPATPNDLQKILEIVNHSILHTTANYSYEIQTLEVQTKWFEDKTAKNLPVIVADLDGEVVGFGSYGQFREKIGYQYTIEHSVYVVDNIIGKGIGSKLLTELIRLAKEQGYHVMIGAIDADNAGSIAFHEKFGFVATGTIREVGYKFDHWLDLVFMQLILV
- the menD gene encoding 2-succinyl-5-enolpyruvyl-6-hydroxy-3-cyclohexene-1-carboxylic-acid synthase; the encoded protein is MIYPKIALAQSIIEILSAKGIVNIIISPGSRNAPLTIGFAQNPNFTCYSIADERCLAFFALGIAQQTKQPTAVVCTSGSALLNYYPAIAEAFYSQIPLIVISADRPQSKIDIGDGQTIRQENVFANHSVFNANLTEEASEENDLKINLAIETAILKKGPVHINAPFEEPLYETTEELSVKPKITNLEFVNFSKIIENSNEFVSVWNNTKRKLVLVGVNEANSIDQEIIENLASDPSVVVLTETTSNLHHESFINSIDTLITPFDDFDFKQFNPEVLVTFGGMVVSKRIKGFLRKYKPKHHWHIDTLRAYDTFGALTKHFEMQPNDFFKDLFSKTVFVKSNYFKNIDTVYKARLEKRKEYLSKIEFSDFKAFEKVIQSLPKNSLSQISNSSAIRYAQLIDIDDSIEVFCNRGTSGIDGSTSTAVGAALGNEKQTVFVTGDIGFLYDSNALWNSYIPKNFKIILINNAGGGIFRILPGHQEKPVFNTYFETSHSLTAEHLAKMYGLNYFVTQDVQSLENGIESLYNSNDVPCILEIFTPTFENDKILKEYFKFLY
- a CDS encoding thioredoxin family protein, which translates into the protein MRFLFILFLSITFQTITSQNQFVPVDVPYKTALESAKKEGKPLFVMLYADWCPHCNLMKTEVLSDPAVIDFLNKNFVCTYKNIEKEEGIALKEKFNTKSLPTFLFIDSNETLIYALKGELKKPEFLNELNNALNPKMQLPHLEKQFLADPSNSDKFFYYLNTLRKGKDRTELSIPTHIYLNTQSDKQLVSELNWRVIANGVTDIKSREFQYVLNHQKDFAAVASQSRVDRKIESIVNELLRPLVDNLDTVNYYKQREVAKSIRLQKTDSLVFKYDLTLAERTEKWDFYKKVTLEDTQKLVWNDASFLKDIGNTYFKHIKDAESLKKAISWVDRSLELNDSYDGNLLEAKLYNKLKNKKKALEYAKNAKAIAKEMDWNSKEVDVLLAELNTK
- a CDS encoding 1,4-dihydroxy-2-naphthoyl-CoA synthase, which translates into the protein MDWITAREFEDITYKKCNGVARIAFNRPNVRNAFRPKTTSELYQAFYDAQEDTSIGVVLLSAEGPSTKDGVYSFCSGGDQNARGHQGYVGDDGQHRLNILEVQRLIRFMPKVVIAVVPGWTVGGGHSLHVVCDMTLASKEHAIFKQTDADVTSFDGGYGSAYLAKMVGQKKAREIFFLGRNYSAQEAFEMGMVNAVIPHDELEATAYEWAQEILQKSPTSIKMLKFAMNLTDDGMVGQQVFAGEATRLAYMTEEAKEGRNAFLEKRKPNFGENKWLP
- a CDS encoding glutathione peroxidase, with protein sequence MKKILFILFGATVLSATGLNAQTSTNKLSKKDKTMAKETIYQFKVEDLSGDTFDFASLKGKKILIVNTASKCGLTPQYKDLEAVYKEYKDKGFVIVGFPANNFASQEPGTNKEIETFCQQNYGVSFPMMSKVSVKGSDMCEVYKFLTEKSRNGLQDSEVEWNFQKYLINEKGELVKVIKPKTLVTEPEVINWIKS